CATCTCAGTGTATTTGAGAATTGTTCTTAATGCACTCCTGGTTAAGTAATGTTATATTCCAACTGTTGGTCGTTGCCATCTTACCTTGCCACTAGTATTGTGGGTGTGGTCTCCTGCTTTCCTGATTTGCTGAAGTTGCTGTTGCGTTTTCAGGGTCAACTTTTGCAAATGACTATGATGGTTCCACCTTCCTTTACTCAAGAACTGCACTATCTAAACAAGGAGGACCGTCTGCTTCGCTGGTTGGTGGTGAAGCACAGAGATGCGGTGTATGGTCTGGAGTTCATCAACGAGGATGACGGGAGGTACGAGATGGACAGTTTCCGGCGTAAAAGTACTACTACTCAAGATGACGAGGATGTTGATGAatatgacgacgacgacgatgacgagTACGATGTCGAGGAAGAGTAGATTGGTGTCTCAAGATCTCTCACAAACTCTATGTGTTGTCTTCCCAATATTGTTGACTATAAAGTAGAGCAAAAATTAGAACCATTGGACTTTGCTGTTTTTCGAAAGAACCTAGCGCACTTGAAATCTGACTTTGCATGTTTTAACCATGTAAGCTCCCAATAAGGAACCCATGATCTAATTGGTACATTATCATCACTAGGTTTATGATGTGGTACTTATTTGCTTTGTCAGTCCGTTGTGAAAGAGTATAGCAAAAATATGGAAAACGCTGCATACTCCTGAGTTGTACAACAGCACTGGATTGATTGCTATTTATTCATCAGCATAGTATGTACAGAGCGGTAAACTCCCAAAAGCACACCCTGGTACAGAAGTAGTATAGGCGGATGCTAGGCGCCATCCGACTGATCCGCGGCACGGGATCAGTCGCCTTGCATGCCGTCTGATGCAAAGGACCACAACCGTTGGATCATCTCTACCACGCAACGCACGCCTGTAGTACCCAGACCCTGCAGTATTGTGTTCATCTAAAATCTCGTACCTTATTTCTTTTGGTAAAGGCTTGAGTTCCGGAGGAGGGAGTCCATCTCCCTTCTTTTTAGGAACCTCAAATTTCTCGCCAATTGTGCACTCTTGCTTTAGATGTTGATCTAATTCCATCTTACTAGGATCTTCGGCGAAAATTCACTGGCGTGCTCGTCCTCGCCTGCTCACGTTATCGTGAAGCGTCCACTCTTTCTGGGATGCGGGACGTCCTCTTGCTCCATTAATGTGTACCCCGATCATTTAATGTGTACGTTGAATGGAAGAGCTGATGTCGATATGTTGCATGCAGACGGACGTGTAAGGTCCATCAACGGCGTTTGGACATGGGATTCGGTCAAAGACGGGCTGGGGTCGGGCCACCAACTGCATTTAACTCTGCCTCTCCCCTCACGGTCGATCCATTTGATTCTAACTCTGGCAATCTTATAAAAAAAACTAATTCTAACACTGCCAGTGCTGTAAAACGAGATTGAACTTGAGTTTCGTCATCGTAAGCTGCGTTACCGAGTATGGTACAATTGAAAAAAGTATGATGCAACCTATGACAGTAGGTTTGAACATACACTTCAGCAACAATTTATGGTTAAGAAACTTACTATTTTTGCTGGCATATTTTTGTAGTTGTCGCTCGCCTCCTGGTCGAACACCAATCATATGTGCTGTTGGACAAACAAATGCATGGGGCAGTTAGGGCATCTTCAATGGCAACCAGCAAATTTTCTCCCGTATCCGTCCGTGGACAGGAGGGGACCAGTCTACGAACACATATGCGGGATGcagccatccaaccgtagccgcataTATTTTTGCGACAACTTGAACCAACCGGACAAAATTTGATCAAATCGAATGAATTTTGATATAAACATGGCGAATTTCATTGAAACTAGAATAATTTATACATAAAACCGGACGATATTTCGTCCGTGAAttaaaaaccaaaaataaaacCCTAAATTGTCCTATACTTCACGATGACCTCATAGGCCATGCCGGGCTGGCCGGCGGCTCCTCCTCCGTCATCGCGGCTCGACTCGGCATCAGAGTCGTCGTCGTCGAGCTTGGGCCGGCAGAAGGTGGCGGCAGTGCGGCAGGGCCATGTGAAGGGCCAGTCAGCCACTTCAATGCGGCGCAACGGCTGGAGTTGGTTCCTCGGAAACCTGTGTCCACATTGAAGCGGCGGCTGCCGAGAGGTCGCGTCGGTCAGCACCGCCCTCCCTCCCTCCGGCCACATCACGACATTAATGCGGCAGGGCCAGGAGAACTAGAAGTTTCCCCTAGCTTCTAGGGTTCCACCTCTCCTCTGGCGATCTCGCTAGAGTCCATGTAAATTCTCGCCGATCGCCGGACATCACCGGCCGCCGGTGAGATCTACCTTATCCCGTCACGCGCGCTAGCATGCATGGCGGATCCAAAGCGACAGGAGCTCGGGGGGAAGGGGGATGAGTTGGCGGCGGAACTAGGGTTAGGGGAGACGGAGAAGAACAGATCGGAGGCACCGGAGGGATCGGGGGTGAGGAGGGATAATCTGTACACCAGGGAGGCGGAAGGGTAGAGCCAAAGATCGCAGGCGAGGGGAAACATCCCTGTTGGAGCGGAAGATGAGTTTGGCGACTACCCCGGCTCTGGCCCTGATCTAGAGGATCAATTTGCTGGGATGAGGCTGCatgggaaagaggaggaggatctCGATTTTTCAGTGGAGGTGGAAGATCTGGTTAAGGACGTGCGCTGGCTTGCTCTCTTTCGGGTTCATACGACCAAGCCTTTCAGCCACGCGGCGCTCCTGTCACAGATGCGCAACGCCTGGTCTGCGGCGCAGGGGGTCACCTTTAACATCAAGGGGCCAAATCTCTTTCTTGTTCAGTGCCATTGCTTGGGGGATTGGAGGAAGATAATGGAAGGAGGGCCATGGCTGTTCCGGAGGGCACCAGTTGTGGTTCAGGAATACGATGGTTTCTCTAATGTGAATGAATATCGGTTAAACAGGGTTCCGGTTTGGGCTCGCATCAAGGGGCTGCCGGACGGTCTCACACAAAAGAGAGAGCTGGCTAAGAAAGTTGCGGCCAAGGTAGGCGAGCCCCCTTTCACGGTCATAGTGAACGAGGGAAGGAttaacccggcaagcaccctacGAGCTAGGGTTTTTGTGGATGTCAACGAGCCGCTGGTTCGATTTGTTCCTATAACTTTGAAGGAGCATAAGAAGTATAGTGTTTTCTACGAGAAACTCCCTGATTTTTGCTTTGCCTGTGGGCGGATGGGCCATCTTGCTGATGAGTGCGGAGACGGGGTTCACAACCTAGATTCCTTTGAATGGGGTGATTGGTTGCTGTGGGAGCCAGAGTTGCCTGCGGCCCAACCGTACGGTGGCAGGGGCCGAGGAGGGGGTatcggaagaggaagaggaggtgaatcagggagaggagagaggggtAGAGGAGGAAGGGGACAGATGGGTGGTAGAGGAGGGGGAGTGCCTGCAGATGCAGACAGTGTTGGTTCACAACATATGGACCTGGATGATCATGGTGTAGCTCAGGCGGATGAAGGAGATAAAGGTGCTCGGAAGAGATTAGTTGTTGCGGATGGCTCTATAAATATTCGAGGGCAACAACTTTCTCACCTTGCGGGAAAGGATTCAGGGACCGTTCTGCTAATAGAAGGGGCAACAACATCGGGCTCTAACAACACTACAGTTTCCACGCCAGAGAAGGTGCATATTGTCAAGAAGAGGAGACaggagggagaggaaggagaTGAAACAATGCAGATGGAAAAGGCGGCCTCCCTTGAGGAGGGCCGCCGAGCCTGATGAGGACTTTATGCTGGAAGTGCCGTGGGATAGGCGACCCCGCGACA
The Aegilops tauschii subsp. strangulata cultivar AL8/78 chromosome 3, Aet v6.0, whole genome shotgun sequence genome window above contains:
- the LOC123497826 gene encoding uncharacterized protein, coding for MPLYDCMLMVKPLVTKEAIAELVARVAARAYQRNGVVTELKSFGKVHLGYGIRKLDGRHFQGQLLQMTMMVPPSFTQELHYLNKEDRLLRWLVVKHRDAVYGLEFINEDDGRYEMDSFRRKSTTTQDDEDVDEYDDDDDDEYDVEEE